TGCCAGAATTCTGAAATGTCTTCTGTGTTTCAAGGTTGAACTATTGAAATGGCTATTCATGAACATCCAAGTACATTGACACGACAGAAAAGATAAGCAAGGAAAACACTTGAACCCGGCGGTTAACATGCCCACGTTAGTGACTTCATTTGATAACAGCATCACAGTTTTATTCACTGGAAAAATCACAAATACACACTGATATTTACAAGTCAGTTCAATGAAAGAAAGATGGTACATGTTAGGATGAAAAGAGCAAAGGGGATGAATTCTACTGACAAGCTACACTGTGCAGTCTACTCCTACAGCATCCTACCAGGAGAAGAGTCAGGGTTCGGTAATCAACACAGTACAGTTATTATTCTGTTTGTGAAAATGTAGATAGTTTGCTTGGCTTCGGAATGCATTCGTTTTTTTAAAGTCACCATTTATAAGCCATCTTGCGTAGGCTAACGTTGTGGTGAGTTTGCCTTTTCTGAGGGTCAGTAACTGGACCGAAGAGGGGTCAGCTGAATGGTGACAGAAAAAATGGTGGTCAAAATCTCACAGCTGGATAAAGAAACTCACAgataattaaaacacacacacaaataataatCCCTTCTCGACAGAAAATTAGGAGTGGACCAGATATGGGCAGATCAACCCTCATTTGCGCAGACTCTGCTTCAGAATGAGTCGGGAAGAGACGGTCACGCACACACGGTCACTACGGACACGCAGGAGCGTAGACTCAGAAACAAGGCTTGCACAGCACCGGGCGAGCTGATGGCAACATGTGGGAAAGATGCCAGCACTTCTGACACCCCAGGGAGGCTGAGCGCCTGTGGGCTCTGAGACCCTGAGGTTACACTTTCTGATTAGAATCCAGGACAGAGATTCCTCGGGCTGCCCTGGGAAGGGGTCAAGCGGTCTCTGGTCCAAAGAACAGAGGGGGGTGAAACAGCAGGGGCGATTTCTCGCACTAGACCAGAGAGGATGGTGTTTGCAGACAAACACGCTCCACACCAACTGCTCACTGTCGCTGTCCCTTCTCAGCACACTGATGGCTGAAAGGCAGGGCTGGCAGCCACGAGCCCTGTGGGCTCTCCTGTGGTCCTGAGGCAGGCAGAATAGATTATTTTCCTCATCCCCatttcatgaaaacaaaactgagacccagagagaggagccATCCAGGCCCCGTGAGTCTGAGAGTTAGGACTTGAAGCAGGTCTTGGAATAAGATGATGTATTCTAGAAAGATGGCCGCACCGATTACATTCATTGCCAGCAGCAACCTCCATCCCTTTCCCTGTCCTTTTCCTCCCGAACCTCAGAGCCTTTGACATCCTTTGCACTGAGGATGCAGGAACTAGATGTGTCCGTCTTGGGGTTGCCTGTCTTCACCTGAAAGGACGATGGGCTTTCAAGCATGGGTGGGAAAGAATTTTTGGTTCTTTCCTTTGAAATGAAACCATTGTAGATAAACATACCAGGTTGGCCCGGTTGCAAGAAAAATACCTTCCCTAGAGACTGTCTTAGGAGCTAACAGGAGCTTGGCGGGAAAGCCCAATATCGTGGTGTGAACTCTCTTCCCATGAGGCTGTAAACCCCACACTGATGAACTTCCCCCCGCCATTGCATCCAAGGACCTTCCTCTATAAACCTCTGACATACCTGTACTAGGACAGAGAATGATGAAACAAGGAGGGTGCGTCCGCATGATCATTTGTGGCCTCTGTCTAGTCACTTAAACATATCTGGTCATAGTTTGACAACTTTCCTAgggtctgctttttttttttttttaatgcctgtgCATATCAGTAAAGGTTCGCTCCTATTGTCCTTGTCTAATCTCATTGGTGTGGTTTGTACGCGGTAGGGATTCCGTGTCAGTTGCTGCCACCTGTGTCTAATCTCGTGGCCAAAACTGcgcacacagtaggtgttcagCAGATATCAGGGAGTGTCAGCCGCTGTGGTTTGCATCTACTTTCCTTGCAGGTTCTGGCTTAGAATCGGCAACACAGCTGTCCCTCCCCGTGCAGCCCGGGCACCTGGTGGGTGGCATGTGACGCTCTGAGCACTGGATCTGGGTTTTCAGTCGTGAGACACCAGCAGGTCACTTCAGCCTGATGCAGTCCACCTCTTCAGTGGCGGGCATGCCGCTGGTTCTGAGGTCAAGGTCGGCGCTGGACTTGCTCCCCTGGGGGGAAGGACGGCAGTGGAGCAGCAGCATCTTCTTGAAGTACTTGATGGTGTTGTTCTTGACCGCCACGAAACACACGGTGTTGATCATGCTGTTGCTCATGGCGATGCACTCGACGACGTAGAAGGCAGTGAGGTAGTGCTTCTCCTTCACGAACACGGTCGGGAAGAAGTCGCGCACGAGGGTGAAGCCGTAGAAGGGCGCCCAGCACAGCACGTAGGCCGTGAGGATGCCCATGAGCACCAGCACCGTCTTCCGGCGGCAGCGCAGCCGCTTGCGGATCTGCTCCGTCTGGAAGCCAGGCACAGCCTTGAACCAGAGCTCCCGGGAGATCCTGGCATAGCACAGGGTCATGGTGACCACAGGGCCCACGAACTCCAGGCCGAAGATGAAGAGGAAGTAGGACTTATAGTAGAGCTGCTGGTCCACTGGCCAGATCTGGCCACAGAAGATCTTCTCCTGGCTTTTGACAATAAAGAGGACAGTCTCCGTGGTGAAGTAGGCTGACGGGATGGCGATGAGGATGGACACCGTCCAGACCAGAGCGATCAGGAAGGAGGCTGTCTGGTAATTCATCCGTGGCTTCAAGGGGTGCACGATGGCGAGATACCTGGCGGGGGATAGGAGGCAAAGGCCATCATGAAGTTTGCTTGGACACATGAGTGGTTTTAAACTGACCCCAAACACACAAAACCTGCCTGATGGGCATAGTGAACCCCATGTATCCATCAATAGCTTCTCCGATCTTCATCTTATTCTAGCAACATCATCTGGTTCTTGGATCCAGGAGAGAGATGTGAGAGCACAGGCTGCAGGTCAAACAGGCTGAGTAAATTCTGCCCCGGCTTCTTCCCCGATCAGCTTTGGTAGAGGTCTAGCATGAATTACTCAATCTCTCTGATACTTATTTCCTCAAATGGAACCTGGGATGACACCTGTGCAGGGCTGGTGTATGCAGGAAATATGATAGTGTTTACAAAGTGTGTAGAAGATGTTCCATAAAATAAACGACGACTATGAAGAGTCCTATTGTACAACTTTCATTTTCAGTCCTGCCATTCTGCCTAAGAACGTAATGCTCAAGGGtcttcatttcaattatcttgCAGTTTAAAGGGAAGGAGGGGTCCTGCATCTGAGAGAGAAGTGGGGGTGGTACTCGGTCAGGGCCTGAGGGCTGTCGGCCCTGCCCGCCAGGTGTCAGCCTGCATCAAGATTAAATGTCTTCCCCAACCTCACATTATGCAGGGGCCTGAATCCAGGCATCTGCACACACCTCCCCAGGGCCTCTGAAGCTCACATGAGAAGGTGCCACCTTGACTTCTTAAGGCTTCCTCTGCTCTTTCCAGTGAGCCACACTGTCTGGGAAGGAGCCTGGAGCCCTCGCTGGGAAATGAGCTCCTTTGTGTGGATTGAATATCTTCTTTCCAGACACCCAACAGCACCTATGGCGATCTCTTTACCTTTTATGGGGTGAGGAAACAAATAAACTCTGGGGCTGAATGTGTGCCCTGTACCTGA
The window above is part of the Oryctolagus cuniculus chromosome 11, mOryCun1.1, whole genome shotgun sequence genome. Proteins encoded here:
- the PROKR2 gene encoding prokineticin receptor 2, with product MATQNGNTSFAPNFNPPQDHASSVHFNFSYGDYDLPLDEEEDMTKTRTFFAAKIVIGVALAGIMLVCGIGNFVFIAALARYKKLRNLTNLLIANLAISDFLVAIICCPFEMDYYVVRQLSWEHGHVLCASVNYLRTVSLYVSTNALLAIAIDRYLAIVHPLKPRMNYQTASFLIALVWTVSILIAIPSAYFTTETVLFIVKSQEKIFCGQIWPVDQQLYYKSYFLFIFGLEFVGPVVTMTLCYARISRELWFKAVPGFQTEQIRKRLRCRRKTVLVLMGILTAYVLCWAPFYGFTLVRDFFPTVFVKEKHYLTAFYVVECIAMSNSMINTVCFVAVKNNTIKYFKKMLLLHCRPSPQGSKSSADLDLRTSGMPATEEVDCIRLK